The nucleotide sequence GATCAATCAGTGCCCGGCTTAGCCCGCCCACTATATCCTCTCCGACTGCTTGCGGCGGGACTTCCGCACCAACCTCTTCCATTACCAACTCCATGCTCAGCGTTTCCCAGCTATCCAAACAGTTCAACGGCCAGCCCGTCTTGCGCGACATTTCCCTGGAGCTGCGCGAGGGCGAGGTGCTGGCGGTGCTGGGCCGCTCGGGCTGCGGCAAAACCACGCTCCTCAAGATTCTGGCGGGCCTCGAAACGCCCGACACCGGCACGCTCGCCCTACACGGGCACGACCTGCGCCCGGTGCCGCCCAACGAGCGGCAGATGGTGTACCTCTACCAGGAGCCGCTGTTGTTTCCGCACCTCACGGTGTTCGAGAACGTGGCATTCGGGCTGCGTATCCGCCACGTGAAGGAAGCCGAAATCAACGCCCAGGTGACGGCCCTGCTGGCTGAGCTGGAGCTGAGTGAGCACGCCCGTAAGACACCGCACCAGCTGTCGGGCGGGCAGCGGCAGCGCGTGTCGTTTGGGCGGGCCCTCATCATCCGGCCGCGCCTGCTGCTACTCGATGAGCCCTTCGGAAACCTCGATGCCCAGACCCGCGCCGCCATGCAGGAGCTGTTTCGGCGCGTCAGTGAGCAGCACCAGATTACCTCGCTCTTCGTCACGCACGACAGCCGCGAGGCCCTCACCGTCGGCACCCGCTTCGCCTACCTCGACCGCGGAACGCTAAGCAGCTTCGCCTCCGTCGCCGACTTTATCCAGGACCCACGCACCAATATTGCCGCCGAACTGTCTTTCTGGGACACTATCCAGCGCACCGCATTTAGTGCGTAGTTGTTCGTGCCTAGTGCTTAGATCAAACGACCTAGGCACCAAGCACGAACAACTTGGCGCTAACAACTAAGCCCTACATGAAAACCGACTTCACGCACTGCGAATCCATTTATTGGGTGTTCACCCAGCTCTGCAACGACAAGTGCGACCATTGCTACAACGACTCGGGCCCGCAAGGCACGCGCATCAGCGTACAGGACTGCTTCCGCATCATCGACAACCTGCCCGAGCGGGTTGACCGCCTGATTCTATCAGGCGGGGAGCCGCTGGCCGACCGGGTGAAGCTGTATTCGATTCTGGAGGCGCTGCAGGCCAAGTACCAGGGCCGCACCCAGATTATGCTCCAGACTAACGGCG is from Hymenobacter yonginensis and encodes:
- a CDS encoding ABC transporter ATP-binding protein, translated to MLSVSQLSKQFNGQPVLRDISLELREGEVLAVLGRSGCGKTTLLKILAGLETPDTGTLALHGHDLRPVPPNERQMVYLYQEPLLFPHLTVFENVAFGLRIRHVKEAEINAQVTALLAELELSEHARKTPHQLSGGQRQRVSFGRALIIRPRLLLLDEPFGNLDAQTRAAMQELFRRVSEQHQITSLFVTHDSREALTVGTRFAYLDRGTLSSFASVADFIQDPRTNIAAELSFWDTIQRTAFSA